The window gtgttcgtgttcaaaatttgacatgaaattgacacgatttagcatTTGTTGTTGTGGTTTacttatttttcatgttttccatgttatgtatgattaaatattaattaattaagctcATTGTTATATTATGTTATCTTTTTCATGGCGTGTCATGTTTGTCATTTTCTAATTGGTTTGTTTTCATGTTAGTTTAAAAAACAAGACAATGTGTCgtatcgtgttcgtgttacataaatCCTTGTCGTGTTGTCTTGTGTCATTCCAGTAAAAAACACAACATGATGACCCAATCTGCCACCCCTAAGATACGAATCCTTGGGAGTATTTGACATCATTCTGATGTTATGGGGGAGACACATCTTTCTTTTCTTATGTTCACAACTAGGGGACCATTTTATCAGTAAATAGATGCTTATGGGTCATGAATGTGGATCCGTAAGGGTATCGGGAATTAATCTAGTTTCATGGGTGAAGACACAACTATCTTTTCCTACGTTCTCAGCTAGGGGATCATGGTATCAGTATGCAGATTTCGTGGCTCATGGATGTAGATCCTTGTGGGCACTGGTCTGTAGTGTCATGCGCTAAGgaaaaactcatttttaagaTGTTATCTGCAAAGGGAACATGGGATCATTGTGTGACACTTTGTATAACATTGATATGGATCCTTTCAGGTATCGGTCATCAATCTAGTGTTATGGGTCAAGAAACGGCTTGCTTTTCTAGAGTTCTTTGCCATACGACCATAATCTGAGTGCACAAATCTTTTTGGGTGATGTATAATGTGCATCCTTCGTGTTTGTTATGTTTTCCGTGTTATTGatgataaaatattaattaagtaaactaattattatattatgtttatccttgtcgtgtcgtgtcgtgttgttttttttgttttataattgGTTCATTTTTGTGTTAGTTTACAAAAACACGACAATGTGTcttgtcgtgttcgtgttacgtAAATCCTTGTCGTGTTGTATCATGTCCTCTCAGTCAAAAACACAACATGATAACCTGAATTGCCACCCCTAAGACATGAATCCTTGGGAGTAATAGTCGTCATTCCGGTCTTATGGGGGAGACACATCTCTATTTTCTTATGTTCATCACTAGGGGACCAACGTATTagtaaatatatgtttatggCTGATGAATGTGATAGGGGTATTGGGAATTATTTTAGTGTCATGGGCTAAGACAAAACTAGCTTTTCATATGTTCTCAGCTACGAGACCACAATATTAGTATGCAGATATTTGTGGTTCATGGGTGTAGATCCTTTAGGGCATCAGTCTCTAGTGTCATGGGTTGAGGAAAAACTCGTTTTTCATATGTTAACAACAAAGGGAACATGGGATCACTATGCTAAACTTTGTAGAACATTGAAATGGATCCTTGAAGCTATCGGTCATCAATCTAGTGTCATGGGTCGATACATGGTTTTCTTTTCTAACGTTTGTTGCCATAGGAACATGGTATTAGTGCACAAATCTTTATGGGTCATGTGTGATGTGCATCCTTGGGTGTCATGTATAATATTTGTGGGTCATGTATAATTTTAATAACTTGATCTAAATCCTAATGTCTAACTCCCTTAACacaaaaaatatttcattttgaaaGTATTGGATCTTGGATTCGACTGCTTGGAGTTTGCAACCTAAAGGGGAAATCTGGAGGCCACTTTTGTTCATGGGATCATTATCATTGAAACAACATTCCCATCCTTCAAACAAGGTATAGAACATTTGAATGCAACTCGTTGGTCtgactttctttttttttttttgtagaataattattttatatggTTTCATGCATGTTTTATCAATTATAATTTCAAATATAACTTCATATTTTTGTTTGATTTCCCAATAATAGTCCGTAATTTAGGTCGATTAAAAAATTATGGATTATAGTAATAACGATCATGAAATCGAAAGTTGCCCATCATGTAAGTGGTATACACATCTTATGTTGTTTTGTAGAGTTACAAATGTACAAATTCAAAACTTTGTTCCAAATCATATATATGATAATGACTACttcttatatattaaacatattgaCATTTATTTGGGACATGTTGATTGGTCTCTTTTAGAGCATCATGTAGTATAATATGCATCTTTTCATAGAAGAGTTGAATGAGGTGCCATGCATAACAGGCATTCAATCGATTAGTATCCATAATGGAGAGTTTAATGGGTGAGTTCAATGATGTGGAAAATATAGGTGTTACTCAATGGATGAAATTCAATCATTATGAGATGCCACTTTGGCAGTCAATGGATTTTGAGTTCAGTGGTCATTGAAGTCTTCAATGGGAAAACGAAAATTTATAATGacaaataaattttataaatttgtttTGGTAATGTTCCATTGAACTTTGTAAATTTTAATGCATTGTAAGAAAATTTTGATAGAGTTTTATGAAATACAGAATGATAATGTGCCAATCCATTAAACTCTATAGAGTTCAATGAGTTCTGGATGCCCTTAAACAATActattgtgatatatatatatatatatatatatatatatatatatatatatatatatgtgtgtgtgtgtgtgtgtgtatatatatcaCAATAgtgatatctatatatatatatatatatatatatatatatatatatatatatatatacacacacacatacatacatacatacatacatatgccATGTTGTATTTTTAATGGATATCAAAGCATGATGGATGTCCTTAAGGCATCCACAATGGATTAAACTCCATAAAGCTCTATGGATTGCCACATCATTTTTCTACATTCCATGCATACAACTCTACCAATTTTTTCttacaatgcattgaactctataAAGTTTTTAGAACATTCAATCCATTAAATGACAACTAGACTTGCCACATGTTTCAACGATTTCATTGAATTCACTATTGTAGATGTTATGTAAATCTATAAATGGTATCTTAATTAATCTATCCTTTCCATGTGCATGTAACATTTAATTATAAGCatacttatatatgtattttaactatagtttttctttaaaaaacataaaactcATTGTAGTAAAAAAACAAAAAGGGTCTTAAAAGATAGAAAGCAATAGTAATTATGAGGTTCATTAAGGATATCATggttattatatgttaaaaagCCGTACAAAGTTTCATAAATTTAGGGTATATAGATCCGAATATCTTGACACTCTATGAGTTTATGAGATACGAAGACCATAATGTCCGTAATGAACCTCAAACACTCTTTATCATTTTTTCAGATACAAAGATCGTAATGTCCTTAATGAACCTCATACACTCTTTATGGCTTTATTATGGATTTTTGAATATTATACTTAATCGGAATTtattagttatgttatatagaaTTCAATGCATTATAAGCAATAAATATTATTACTTTTTACATACGATAACTTTCTGTTTATTTTTATCTGTTTTGTACTCAAGTTTTTGAAAGTAATTGAAGCTGAAACCATATCATATTTACATCGTGTGTTCATTCTAAATGATTACTGGAATTACCCTGAGTTACATTCGATTCCTCATTACAATTgttcttcaattggtatcagagcaggattcaaactgcaatGATCTAATTTTCATTTGAATCGTTCGTTTTTGAGTCAAAAGTTTGTCTCAAAAGATTCCGCACATTTCGATTCTGAAAATCATCTTAGATCTATAGTTTTGTTTAGATTCTATGTTCGAATTGTATAATCGAGTGATCGATTTCAAGTTTCAGATCAATTCATTCTTTCAATCTTCAAATTTCTcaagttttctaaaaaaatatcATCCGTACAATAATGGTGAACCtcaacatgaacacgatgacATTGTATTCTCATCTGCTTGGATCATCAACAAAAATTCCAATGTTGATTCCAGATTACTACGATCAACGGGCAGATCGTATGGAAGACTATCTCAATGGATTGGATGAAAAgttatggaattgcatcaaaggaAGTGTTCAACCACCATCGAATACTCAAAATATAAGATCATCTGGATCAACATCTGTAGTAGAAGAACAAGCAAGAAGGCTGAAAAACAATGAGAAGCGTTGTATGAGAGAGCTGAGAGGTGCTTTGCCACCTGTTTCTTACAACTACATCCATGGTTGTAAAACTGCAAAAGAGATCTGGAATACTCTCAAAGAGAAATATCAGGGGAATGAGAAAACGAAAATGAACTCTGTTAAAAAGTGCTTGGTTGAACTGAAAGAATTCAGACAGAAAGAGAATGAAACAATTGAAGTTTATTATGATCATCTGAATGAGTTGATTTATAGGTGTAATCGCTATGGGATTACAAGGTCTTCCATGGAGTTCAATCTTACATTTGTAATGGCACTTCGTAAGGAGTGGATAAGTGTAAGCATGATGGCGAAGAATTAGCAAAGCTTCGATACTTCTTCGTTGAATGATGTGTATAATCAGCTGAAAACTCACGAAAGTGAAATAAATGAAATGGTGGAAGATCCAAAACAAAGCTTCGGAGGTCCATTTGCTCTTGTTTTGAAAGTATCTGAGGTTGAGACTGTTGAGAAAAGGATTCAGATGAAGAAGGTTTTATCATGAACTTTGATGATGAGGGAGTTtctttttactcaaacaatcaACTGAAAAAGTTTTTCAATAAACCATTTAATCCGAAGATGAAGCGGAGTGAAGTAAAGGGAAACTATGTGAGCAAGTCTGGTATTCATGAAAAGAAAAAGTTTGAGAAAAATGATGAGAAGATAAAAGagttgaagcttgaaaagaagCTTAAGGGAGACTCAGGTGTTGATTGTAATTATTGCAACGGAGCTAATCATTTAGCTAATGATTGTATGCTTCGTAAGAAAGAGGAGAAAAAGAATAGGGTCAAGGACGAAGCCTATTATGTTGAAAGATTGGAAGAAGTTCATGCGAAGACGAACGGATTATCTTTGTTTGCTCAAGGAGAAGGTGACGAGGATAGAACTTATCAGACCtagtcttcaggatctgatgatgaagaaatgcaaAATCCAAATCATGGAGCTATGTTCGCACAGTTTGAGGAGGAGGAGAATGAAAAGGTGACTGGTCATTGTTTCATGACTAAATCTAGAAAAAAAATCACCAATGACTACAAAGGTACATTATATTCttcaatcttttaatattcctctaCAAGCTTATGATTCTAAAATAGTTACATTTGATGATACTATTGTTTATTTTGATACTATTGTTGTCTCAACTAGTAACGAAGCCAAGAAATTAAGTACTCAACTGCTAGAGAcacaaaaacttcaagattcgAAACATAGCAGGGTAGAGTATTTAGAATTGCAAATAAAAAATTCCAATAATGATAGAGAGAATTTGGATAGAGATGTAAGGATGTTGCTTGCACAGAGAAACATACATTGTAATTCAGCTAAACGTCTCTATGCTAAATTGACTGTTGTGCATCATTCATGTGATATtagtaaagaacaacataggaaattaTTACCTTTTCTTACTTTTGAGAGAGAGAAGGTTGATATTTTGTCCTATGATTGCAAAGAAACCATAGCAGACTTCAACAAAGTGTCTGATGATAGATTTGCTTATGGCATTGTTAAGGTAGATGAATTTTTGAATGCTGATAAACTTGTTGAGATTgtgaatgaaagtttgacaaaaagTGAAcaacttaaaattttgaaaagaactgagcATTCAAAACTTGATTCTAaatctaattttgctgatatcgaaGACAATTCTGATTGTTTTAGCGAGATTAGTAAAATTGAATAGGAGGGAAGTGT of the Lactuca sativa cultivar Salinas chromosome 6, Lsat_Salinas_v11, whole genome shotgun sequence genome contains:
- the LOC111880417 gene encoding uncharacterized protein LOC111880417, which codes for MVNLNMNTMTLYSHLLGSSTKIPMLIPDYYDQRADRMEDYLNGLDEKLWNCIKGSVQPPSNTQNIRSSGSTSVVEEQARRLKNNEKRCMRELRGALPPVSYNYIHGCKTAKEIWNTLKEKYQGNEKTKMNSVKKCLVELKEFRQKENETIEVYYDHLNELIYRCNRYGITRSSMEFNLTFVMALRKEWISVSMMAKN